A single region of the Bacillota bacterium genome encodes:
- a CDS encoding ABC transporter ATP-binding protein, producing the protein MIKLCNVTKIYKMGMIEVRALNNVNLSVERGEFIAIVGPSGSGKSTLMNILGCLDVPTTGTYELDGKPVHELNDDELAEIRNAKLGFIFQGFNLLPKLTALENVELPLIYRGVSAKERREQAIAALARVGLANRLEHRPTELSGGQQQRVAIARALVGNPSLILADEPTGNLDTKSGAEILAFLQQLHQLGNTIVMITHDPEIARKAQRILTIKDGEIVGNEVNRA; encoded by the coding sequence ATGATCAAACTCTGTAACGTTACCAAGATCTACAAAATGGGAATGATTGAGGTTCGTGCGCTCAACAATGTCAATTTGTCAGTTGAGCGCGGGGAGTTTATCGCGATCGTCGGACCTTCCGGCTCGGGAAAATCAACGCTGATGAACATATTAGGGTGTTTGGATGTGCCCACCACCGGGACATACGAACTGGATGGCAAACCTGTTCATGAGCTCAACGACGACGAGCTGGCAGAAATCCGCAATGCTAAGCTTGGCTTTATTTTTCAGGGATTCAATCTGCTGCCCAAATTGACCGCCCTGGAAAACGTTGAACTGCCCCTGATTTACCGGGGAGTAAGCGCCAAAGAAAGGCGAGAACAAGCGATCGCTGCCCTGGCCAGGGTGGGGCTAGCCAATCGGCTTGAACACCGTCCGACAGAGCTTTCCGGCGGCCAGCAGCAACGGGTGGCCATCGCCCGCGCGCTGGTGGGAAATCCCTCCTTGATCCTGGCTGATGAACCAACGGGTAACCTGGACACCAAATCAGGCGCAGAAATTCTGGCATTTTTGCAGCAATTGCATCAATTGGGGAACACCATTGTTATGATTACCCATGACCCTGAGATAGCCAGAAAAGCGCAGCGCATCTTGACCATCAAAGACGGGGAAATCGTTGGAAACGAGGTGAATCGAGCGTGA
- a CDS encoding efflux RND transporter periplasmic adaptor subunit produces MALITSLLWFTGVFSSSTPQVQATTAVVQRGDIRVVVSGTGTVSGVLEQNLVAKVGGVITSIGFTKGSRVKKGDILLTLDSPSVRQKLATSELNLKQSQFDYSQSATDFNKLNVTAPFTGLITMLNVKEGDEVAKGAPLVTLVSNREMELTVSFNEVDATKIVPGQTADVFLQEFLYTVPGRVTYVSSAAQPDQSGAVVSNVKIVIDNPGGLYAGIKSSATVHTASGDVRSLTQGVLQYRNISSITATAAGTVTKVFVQQNDAVEQGQKILEVKSDQAIMDVTAKQLKIQQARIDAEIAKEDYESLTIVAPFDGVLVSTGREVASSSSSSASTTKQELIVGDEVKAGDVVAKVANYDQMLVTIQVDETDIPKVNLGQKATITADALPNKLYKGEVVVIGAEGKTQNGVATFDVTIRIDHPDGLKAGMTVNADILVAEKSNVLLIPIEALQDRAGKKFVMLVDSNDKKTTSSPGNSRREVQVGLNNETYVEIISGLKEGDQVIVPSVQKSNTNTNQLRTPIPGTGGIRPSGGTTRQQGR; encoded by the coding sequence TTGGCGTTGATTACCAGTCTGCTATGGTTTACCGGTGTGTTCAGTTCAAGTACACCCCAGGTTCAGGCAACTACGGCAGTTGTCCAACGGGGAGACATTCGGGTAGTGGTATCAGGTACTGGCACTGTATCCGGTGTATTAGAACAGAATCTGGTGGCCAAAGTAGGTGGGGTTATCACATCAATTGGTTTTACTAAAGGAAGCAGAGTAAAAAAAGGGGATATATTATTAACATTGGATAGCCCCTCAGTACGCCAAAAACTGGCAACTTCGGAACTTAACCTCAAACAATCTCAATTCGACTACTCACAAAGTGCCACGGATTTCAACAAGCTTAATGTCACTGCACCATTCACTGGTCTGATTACCATGCTGAACGTAAAAGAAGGGGATGAAGTAGCCAAAGGAGCTCCCCTGGTAACCCTGGTCAGTAATCGGGAAATGGAGTTGACAGTTTCCTTTAATGAGGTAGATGCCACAAAGATCGTTCCCGGTCAAACGGCAGACGTTTTTCTACAAGAATTTCTTTATACTGTGCCGGGACGGGTAACTTATGTATCTAGCGCAGCACAGCCCGATCAAAGTGGTGCAGTCGTTTCAAACGTAAAAATCGTCATCGATAATCCAGGTGGCTTATATGCGGGAATTAAATCCAGTGCAACAGTACATACAGCCAGCGGAGATGTCCGCAGTTTAACCCAAGGTGTTCTCCAGTACCGAAACATCTCGAGTATTACCGCCACAGCAGCCGGTACGGTAACTAAAGTATTCGTCCAACAAAATGACGCCGTTGAACAAGGGCAAAAAATACTTGAGGTTAAAAGCGACCAGGCGATCATGGATGTTACCGCGAAGCAGCTCAAAATACAGCAGGCTAGAATAGATGCCGAAATTGCTAAAGAAGATTATGAAAGCCTAACCATCGTCGCTCCTTTCGACGGAGTTCTGGTCAGCACGGGGAGAGAAGTAGCAAGCAGTTCCAGCAGCAGTGCTTCCACAACCAAACAAGAACTTATTGTTGGTGACGAAGTAAAAGCTGGCGATGTCGTAGCAAAAGTGGCTAACTACGATCAAATGCTGGTAACCATTCAGGTTGATGAAACAGATATCCCCAAAGTGAACTTGGGACAGAAAGCGACCATTACCGCCGACGCTTTACCCAACAAGCTGTACAAGGGAGAAGTGGTGGTAATCGGCGCCGAGGGAAAAACTCAAAATGGGGTAGCCACCTTTGATGTGACCATTCGCATTGATCATCCGGATGGACTCAAGGCCGGCATGACCGTCAACGCCGATATTCTGGTGGCGGAAAAATCTAATGTCCTGTTGATCCCCATTGAGGCACTGCAGGATAGAGCGGGCAAAAAGTTTGTGATGCTAGTTGACAGTAATGATAAAAAGACAACCTCGTCTCCTGGAAACTCACGGAGAGAAGTTCAAGTAGGCTTGAACAATGAAACCTATGTAGAAATCATCAGCGGTTTGAAAGAAGGCGATCAGGTCATAGTGCCTTCCGTACAAAAATCTAACACTAATACAAACCAACTTCGAACACCAATCCCTGGCACGGGCGGAATACGACCATCAGGAGGTACGACCAGACAACAAGGACGCTAG
- a CDS encoding HAMP domain-containing histidine kinase has product MGTDSMVRLKSMFRLKSITSKILLSYLIVVICSIVVTTLSFHSIMYRDLERRAFLGLTRQARDIAFILERDNLYFKPPLESPHRRSLSVFFTGRFVESEYVVVDLNRTIIYSSLPEQFPVGQQLEELPVRTHADFTLKNDEISTFQNNTFLVAQAPIGKQGERKGTVYTFAQVSVLEAFSKDLLYILLKSLLLATIMAIPVALIMARYLIKPINALREYAKALAKRRFDVRLEIKSDDELAELANTFNDMAAQLERYDISMRRFLQSTSHELKTPLMSIQGYAEGIRDRVFTGAQLDQALTVISKECQRLKTIVDEMINITRLQNQGESYNLLPQDLRQILEEVADSLGGYAVERKVRLTIEIPTGVKVIGDREKLRRLFGNLLTNAIRHAKSQVRVHTTSEDLDTFRKIIVQDDGNGFSPQDLEHAFDYFYKGSNGSTGLGLSIARIIVEEHGGTIEIKNAPDGGALVEVTFP; this is encoded by the coding sequence ATGGGTACAGATTCGATGGTTAGATTAAAAAGCATGTTTAGATTAAAAAGTATAACCAGTAAAATTTTATTAAGTTATCTGATTGTCGTTATCTGCAGCATCGTCGTTACCACACTTTCTTTTCACTCCATCATGTACAGGGATCTCGAAAGACGGGCTTTCCTCGGGTTAACCAGGCAAGCCAGGGATATTGCTTTCATCTTGGAACGTGATAATCTGTATTTTAAACCCCCGCTGGAAAGCCCACATCGCAGATCTCTTTCTGTCTTTTTTACCGGTCGCTTTGTAGAAAGTGAGTACGTGGTGGTCGATCTTAACAGAACCATAATATACAGCAGCCTTCCCGAGCAATTTCCAGTCGGACAACAGCTGGAAGAACTGCCTGTCAGAACCCACGCTGATTTCACATTAAAAAATGATGAAATCAGCACTTTTCAAAACAACACCTTTCTGGTAGCTCAAGCACCCATCGGAAAACAAGGAGAAAGGAAAGGGACTGTCTATACCTTCGCGCAGGTAAGTGTACTGGAAGCGTTCAGCAAAGATCTTTTATACATCCTGCTCAAAAGTCTTTTGTTGGCCACTATCATGGCTATTCCAGTTGCATTGATCATGGCTCGATACCTAATTAAACCCATCAATGCTTTGCGTGAATACGCAAAAGCCCTGGCCAAGCGTCGGTTCGATGTGCGGCTGGAAATCAAATCTGATGATGAGCTGGCGGAACTGGCCAATACCTTTAATGACATGGCCGCTCAGTTAGAACGATATGACATCAGCATGCGACGCTTTCTGCAAAGCACCTCCCACGAACTGAAAACCCCTCTGATGAGTATCCAGGGCTACGCCGAGGGCATTAGAGACCGGGTATTTACTGGCGCGCAGTTAGATCAGGCCTTAACGGTTATTTCTAAAGAATGCCAGCGCCTTAAAACCATCGTAGACGAAATGATCAACATTACCCGGCTCCAAAACCAAGGTGAGTCTTATAACCTTTTGCCTCAAGACTTGAGACAGATTCTGGAGGAAGTGGCCGATTCTCTGGGCGGTTACGCTGTTGAGAGAAAGGTTCGGCTCACGATCGAAATACCAACTGGAGTGAAGGTGATTGGCGACCGCGAGAAGCTGCGCCGCTTGTTTGGCAACCTCCTGACCAACGCTATCCGGCACGCCAAAAGTCAGGTGAGGGTTCACACTACCTCAGAAGATCTCGATACGTTCCGAAAAATCATCGTCCAGGATGATGGAAACGGCTTCAGTCCCCAGGATTTAGAACATGCTTTTGATTACTTCTACAAAGGGTCTAACGGGAGTACCGGTCTTGGTCTTTCTATCGCCCGGATTATTGTCGAGGAGCATGGTGGGACAATTGAGATCAAAAACGCACCCGATGGTGGGGCCCTGGTAGAAGTAACTTTTCCATGA
- a CDS encoding FtsX-like permease family protein, which translates to MSFWQAVNLAINAIKSNKLRAFLTMLGVIIGVGSVIALVALAKGSTQQVTNQIQSMGTNLITVMITGRGSQTTFTYEEALELGKKPGIVATAPVSSGSVTVKYGNKTKTTTVEGTNAEYEQVRNTHVQSGRFILPIDVEYRQKVCLLGTEVAQELFGNSNPVGETVKINGANFLVVGLLESKGTSMGGSSDNKVIIPITTAESLLKNRGVRTIYFQAESPESVNQAITLLEASLLKKFKYTDKSKDTTNTYRVMNQTEMLSTVNQVTGTLTLMLGGIAGISLLVGGIGIMNIMLVSVTERTKEIGIRKAIGARRRDIMAQFLVESVVLSGIGGLAGIILGIGASSLLGKILNIPAWPSFGTTIMAFGFAVLVGIFFGIYPAGKASRLNPIEALRYE; encoded by the coding sequence GTGAGTTTTTGGCAGGCAGTAAATCTAGCCATCAACGCCATCAAAAGCAACAAGCTTCGGGCATTCCTCACTATGCTGGGAGTAATCATCGGGGTCGGTTCGGTAATCGCTCTTGTCGCCCTGGCCAAAGGTTCTACCCAACAGGTCACTAACCAGATTCAGAGCATGGGCACAAACTTGATCACCGTCATGATTACCGGCCGGGGCAGCCAGACTACCTTTACTTACGAAGAAGCGCTTGAATTGGGGAAAAAGCCGGGTATTGTAGCCACGGCACCAGTATCAAGCGGGAGTGTCACTGTAAAATATGGCAACAAAACAAAAACTACCACTGTAGAAGGAACCAATGCCGAATACGAACAGGTAAGAAACACCCATGTGCAAAGCGGTCGCTTCATTCTCCCGATTGATGTTGAGTACCGCCAGAAAGTTTGTCTGCTGGGGACAGAGGTAGCGCAAGAACTGTTTGGCAATAGTAACCCGGTCGGTGAAACGGTCAAAATTAACGGGGCAAATTTTTTAGTGGTTGGTCTTTTGGAGAGCAAAGGCACGTCTATGGGCGGATCAAGTGATAATAAAGTGATTATCCCGATCACCACAGCTGAATCATTGCTTAAGAATAGAGGCGTCAGAACAATCTATTTCCAGGCGGAATCCCCAGAGTCGGTCAATCAAGCAATAACTTTGTTGGAAGCTAGCCTTTTAAAGAAGTTTAAGTATACTGATAAGTCTAAAGATACTACTAATACCTACCGCGTGATGAACCAAACGGAAATGCTGTCAACTGTCAACCAGGTCACTGGTACTCTCACCCTGATGCTGGGTGGTATCGCCGGCATTTCCCTGCTGGTAGGTGGAATAGGCATCATGAACATCATGCTGGTCTCGGTAACAGAACGGACAAAAGAAATCGGGATTCGGAAAGCAATTGGGGCGAGAAGGCGAGACATTATGGCCCAGTTTCTAGTAGAATCAGTTGTCCTTAGCGGTATCGGCGGTCTAGCTGGCATCATCCTGGGCATAGGTGCTTCAAGCCTTCTGGGTAAAATTTTGAATATTCCGGCCTGGCCATCTTTCGGGACAACGATTATGGCCTTTGGTTTTGCTGTTTTAGTAGGAATTTTCTTTGGTATATATCCGGCCGGTAAGGCTTCCCGGCTAAATCCGATCGAAGCATTGCGTTATGAGTAA
- a CDS encoding response regulator transcription factor — translation MRTIFVVDDEENIRHIIAQYLIRDGFQVETFGSVEEVLSRLQADYPDMFILDIMLPGKDGLEFCREIRKKSGVPVIFISARGEEMDRVLGLELGGDDYLTKPFSPRELVARVRSVFRRTLNPPHTEEVVESGNLRVYPTERRVTVGDKEVILTPKEYELLLLLIKQPQRTFNRQELLDRVWGYDYFGGIRAVDDLVKRLRKKLRESGSTNNVKTVWGYGYRFDG, via the coding sequence GTGCGCACTATCTTTGTAGTCGACGATGAAGAAAATATTCGGCATATCATTGCTCAATACCTGATCCGGGATGGATTTCAGGTGGAAACATTTGGTTCGGTGGAAGAGGTGCTCTCCCGTTTACAGGCGGATTATCCAGACATGTTTATCCTCGATATTATGTTGCCTGGTAAAGACGGTCTGGAGTTCTGCCGCGAGATCAGAAAGAAGAGTGGTGTTCCGGTGATTTTTATCTCCGCCCGTGGCGAAGAAATGGACCGGGTGCTGGGCTTGGAATTGGGTGGTGATGACTACTTGACCAAACCATTCAGTCCCCGTGAACTGGTGGCCCGGGTACGTTCCGTTTTTCGCCGCACCTTAAACCCACCGCACACCGAAGAAGTGGTTGAATCCGGTAACCTGCGAGTATATCCCACAGAACGACGCGTTACCGTTGGAGATAAGGAAGTAATACTCACACCAAAAGAGTATGAACTCCTCTTATTGCTGATCAAACAACCTCAGCGGACTTTTAACCGTCAGGAACTGCTCGACCGGGTATGGGGATACGACTATTTCGGAGGGATCCGTGCTGTAGATGATTTGGTAAAGCGTTTACGCAAAAAATTGCGGGAAAGTGGATCCACCAACAACGTGAAAACTGTTTGGGGGTATGGGTACAGATTCGATGGTTAG